Within Leptospira noumeaensis, the genomic segment TTTCCGATTTTGAAACCAGAACCATTTTATGAAATTACCAAACTCACTCGAAAAAAACCAAGTCCCAATCTCCCGCGGGCTGTGCTCTTTGAAGGAGAACCAGGAGTGGGAAAAACCAGTATGGCAAAAATTGTATCCCATCTCTGCGGGGTTCCCATGGTTTACGTTCCCGTTGAATCCATCCTCAGTAAGTACTACGGGGAATCGTCTCAAAACTTAGCCATGGTTTTTGATGCTGCTGCCTTATTTCCGAAATGTATGCTTTTTTTGGATGAAATCGATTCCCTTGCCACTTCCCGTGAGGATGGGCTTTTTGAGGCCACACGAAATCTCCTCAGTGTCTTACTCAGGAAACTAGATGGATTTTCCGAACGCAGCGGAACCATCACCATTGGTGCTACCAACAGAAAAGCCGATTTGGATTCTGCCCTTTTGTCCCGGTTTGACAGAAAAATCTACTTTCCTTTGCCAAACAAGGAAGAAAGATCCAAAATTTTAGAAGGATATGCCAAACAACTCGATTCCAAGGATAGAACTAGGCTTGCCGAATCCTTAGAAGGAGCCTCAGGAAGGAACCTTAAAGACTATTGTGATTATGTGGAACGCCGTTGGATCACAAAAAACTGGGAAAAAGAGGATCTTTTGTCCGCTCCCGGGATTTCGTTTTATTTGGATTCCTTAACGGATTTTGGATGGAAACGCTAAAAAGTAAGAGTTTAGGCTTCAATCTTCTAGGTGAATTACCGATAATTTTTACAGGATAGTTGTTTACGACCATCGGTCGTTCTTTGGTATCCTCAAATTAACCTTTTAGGAAGATTCGGACATGAAAATAAAATTAATACTCCCCATCCTTTTGCTCAACATTGGGGTTTTCGCTCAAACTGGTAGCTCGGAAACAGGTTCCACATCTGCGGGAATTGATCCTACTCAATCCGGTAAATCCATTACTGAGACGGAAAAAGAATTAGATGATAATATTTCTGAAGTGAATAAACGCCTTCGTTTACACACAGTTTTATTTAAAATGAAAGTGAGAACTCTTCCTCACCGCACGATCCTTTACAAAGGAAAACCAAGTGCTGACGGAGAAAGATGTGAAGCTGCTGACAAACAAGAAGCACAAGATAACACTTGTTTGCATCTAGAAGTTTTTGACTTTGTTGGTAGTGAAGATGGTCGTTCTGGAAAAAACTTAGGTGCAAAATTCAAAAAGATGGAACTCTTTTTTGAAGGTGCTAACAATGCTGATCCAGATCCAAGAAAAGAACAACCACGTAACCTAACTAAAATTAGAACTTACATCTACCAAAACAACTTTGTATTAGAAGACAAAATTATCTCTGTGATTGCTGACGTTGCGCCAAATGGAGCTGCGGCTCATGATGATAAATTGGAACTATTCTACCAACATGATGATTATCCTGTTTGGGGAACTCCAGAAACTCCTTCTGAAAAAGGTGTTGGTAAATACATTCTTTCTAATGTGGAAAATACAAAAACTAACCCAATTCGAAACAATTTTAAAAAACAATTCTACTTCAAAAACTTGGACTACTTCGACAAACTGTTTACAAAACTTTTCGATTACAATGATCGAGATTCCAATAAACATTATAAGAAAAACGTAGAAGCATTGAAGAGTTCTTTAAAATACTAAGAACAACAGGTTCTTAATTGAATCTCGTTAAACAATGTCCGAATTGTTCCACGATGTTACGGTTCCCTGCCACACAGGGAACCATTTTGGTTCAATGTCCCGTTTGTTCCCACCGTTTCACCTTTGTTCCTGATTTAGAAAGTTCTGAAGATTTTCAAAACGAATCAGAACCAATCCCCTCTTTTCAATTCCAACCTTCTTTTCAAAGTTACAAAGAATTATTCTTGGATTTGCT encodes:
- the fcpB gene encoding flagellar-coiling protein FcpB, which produces MKIKLILPILLLNIGVFAQTGSSETGSTSAGIDPTQSGKSITETEKELDDNISEVNKRLRLHTVLFKMKVRTLPHRTILYKGKPSADGERCEAADKQEAQDNTCLHLEVFDFVGSEDGRSGKNLGAKFKKMELFFEGANNADPDPRKEQPRNLTKIRTYIYQNNFVLEDKIISVIADVAPNGAAAHDDKLELFYQHDDYPVWGTPETPSEKGVGKYILSNVENTKTNPIRNNFKKQFYFKNLDYFDKLFTKLFDYNDRDSNKHYKKNVEALKSSLKY
- a CDS encoding AAA family ATPase, yielding MSNSTTHPDYFKAKEVFSSELKNANYQFVQEKEETLFRFRSENAGKDRILDCFGIIRNYIENYRIYNFEDGYISIQALNENLFEPQKNLSGKFRIRFSFKSDLKVECSKHGDFSTKEIQTCVSLFHFLKSEGSEPKDPRILLHQLGAEVYDPNLEKAKGNDLGFDSVFGYEGVKSQILESLVFPILKPEPFYEITKLTRKKPSPNLPRAVLFEGEPGVGKTSMAKIVSHLCGVPMVYVPVESILSKYYGESSQNLAMVFDAAALFPKCMLFLDEIDSLATSREDGLFEATRNLLSVLLRKLDGFSERSGTITIGATNRKADLDSALLSRFDRKIYFPLPNKEERSKILEGYAKQLDSKDRTRLAESLEGASGRNLKDYCDYVERRWITKNWEKEDLLSAPGISFYLDSLTDFGWKR